Genomic DNA from Deltaproteobacteria bacterium:
TTAATTTCAGGCGAATATCTTCCTATTTCAGCCGCAGCCGGTTCCACCCAATACAGCGAACATATCGTCCTCATCACGGTATAGACTATTCCGCACCAATGGGAACCCCTATTGTTACAACAGGAGGTGGCAGGATTGAATTCATTGGATGGAAGTCAGGGTATGGCAAGGTTATTGTTATAAAACACAATAACACATATAAAACTATGTATGGTCATCTCAATAGTTTTGCAAAAGGCATTAAAACAGGTGGAGTTGTAAAACAGGGACAGGTTATTGGATATGTTGGTTCAACAGGGCTGTCAACCGGTCCGCATCTGCACTATGAGGTGAGAAAATCAGGAACCTTTATAAATCCCCTCAAGATGAACATCTCATATCAAAGGGTGCCTGTATCAGCAAGGTATATTCAGGATTTTAAAGGGACAAGGGATGATTTGATGAGGGGTCTCATGGCAGGGGTTATAACAGTTGCACAAAAAGATACGGTCGTCCATACGGACTAATGAGTGGAGGGGACTTAAATCTCTGTAAATAATAAAACTTGTCTTGTTATATTTGGTTCTATGAATACGGTCTTGAAGGCAGAAAAGATATTAAAGAGGCATGAAATACCTTTCAAACTTATGCCAACCCCCAAAAAGATAGCCTTGCATTGTGACATTTCTATTTTATTTGATGAATCAATGATGACGAATATCCAGACCATATTAAAAAATGCCTGTATTAAAGCAAAAGGCTATTATATTAAAAAAGGAGATGACTATGCCCATTATCCAAGTGGGCAGTAGACAAATGTTATCTTTTACGCTATTAGAAGAAGTAAACCAAAATTTCTAATGGAGTAAAGGGCTATCTATGACAATAACAAAGGTAAAGAAAAGGCTAAAGGTTGATTCATTGATTTCCGCTGTTGAGCGAAATATCCTGAAATGGATGCAGGAAGGTAAGACGAACGAAGAGATAGGTAAAATAATTGGGCTAACAAAATGGACCATTAAATATCATCTTAAAAATATCATGCAAAAACTTGATGTGACCAATCGGACGCAGGCTGTTAGTCAGGCTATCAGCCAGGGATTACTGCCCCCGATTAAAGCACAGGGTACTGATGACCCACCTCCTCAGAAAATAAAGGTAGGCATAGTCTGTCATGAAAATAGCGAAAACGATTTATTAAAACTATTCACGGAAGATCCGTATATAGAAATTGCAGGCATAACAGATATGGATCCTTTTTCCAGTAGTTTTAAACTTGCCAGAGATATGAATATACCGGTGTCAATAGATGTTAAGGCTATTATTGAAAATGGGGCTGATGTAATCATAAACCTTACTGATTCAAAAGAGGTGAGTGAAAAGATAAAGGGTGCAAAACCACCCACAGTAGAATTGCTTGACAATCTTTCATCAAAACTCTTGTGTCATTTCGCAGAGGAAAGAAGAAAAAGGATAAAGGACAGGGAAAGGGTTTTAAAGGAGCATGAGGCACTATACCATCTTGGGCTTGTTATAGAAAATATCGGCAGCATAAAGGATGCCTGCCTTGCTATCATTGATTATGCAACAAAATTGACCTCTACACCTGCCGGCTCTGTTATCCTTTTTAACGAAAAGAGTGAGGAACTAATCGTGGCAGCCACAAAGGGTTTCAGTGAGTCATTTCAAAAGATAGACAGATGGGAGATGCCGAAGGGTGGTTTAATCGGACACATACTAAACCAGAACTCTCCGCTTGTAGTAACTGATATGAGGGACTATCCTGAACCTAATCAATATCTTATTAAAGAGGGTGTGAGGGCATTCATGGCATCCACCTTGGCTGTGGAGGGGAGAATTATAGGGCTCTTATATGTGAATGATTTTAAAAAGAGGCAGTTCAGAACAGAGGATGTTTCTCTCTTTTCACTCCTTACTGTATATGCTGCCCTGACTGTAGAAAGGGTGAAGTCTATAGAGGAAATGAAGACCTTAAGTATAACTGACGGACTTACAAAACTTTACAACCATCGTTATCTTATGGAGCAGATGTATAAGGAGTTTCAAAGGGCATCAAGGCATAAACATCGTCTTTCAATAGTTATGATAGATATAGACCACTTTAAAAAGTATAATGATGAATTCGGGCACCTTGAAGGGAATAATGTGCTCAAAGGACTGGCAAAGGTTTTCATGAATACAGTCAGGGTTACTGATATAGTTGGAAGATTTGGCGGTGAAGAGTTCTGTGTTATTTTGCCAGAGATGGATAAAAAAGGAGCGGCTGCATTTGCAAAAAGACTTTTGCGAGAGGTCAGTGATGTTTCATTTAACAAGAAGGTTACACTATCTTGCGGTGTTGCCGTATTTCCTGATGATGAAAAAACGCCTCTTGAACTTATAAAAAAGGCAGATGCATATTTATACAGGGCAAAGAAGAACGGCAGAAATCAGGTATGCTGCTGATTTCTTATTCTACAGTTACACTCTTGGCAAGATTTCTCGGCTGGTCAACATCAGTGCCTTTCAGCACAGCAATATGGTATGCAAGAAGCTGCAGGGGGATAGTCATGAGTATGGGCATTAAAAAATGAGTTGTGTTAGGTATTGATATTACCTCATCAGACGTTTCCGCTGCCTCTTTATCACCTTCATTTACAATAGCAATAATTCTGCCTCCCCTTGCCTTTACCTCTTCCATGTTACTAATGATTTTTGAATAGGTTTTATCCTCCGGTGCAAGGACGACAACAGGCATATCTTCATCTATAAGCGCGATTGGCCCGTGTTTCATCTCGCCTGCCGGATAACCCTCTGCGTGGATATATGAAATCTCCTTTAATTTTAATGCACCTTCAAGGGCAACAGGATAATTTATGCCTCTGCCAAGGTATAAGAAATCTCTGAAGTTAAAATACCTCTTTGCAATTGATTCAATCTCCCCATTAAGTGTCAGTATCTTTTCTATTTTATGCGGAAGTGTTATGAGTTCGTGCAGTAAGTCTTTTGCCTTATCCTGTGTAATCCTGCCAACTTTCCGTCCCATGTATATTGACAGAAGATAGAGTGCAGTCAGCTGTGTTGTGAATGCCTTTGTTGACGCAACGCCAATCTCAGGACCTGCATGCGTGTATATTATGCTGTCAGATTCCCTTGCAATGCTGCTCTCTATGACATTGCATATGGATATAATCTTTGCGCCTTTTTTCTTTGCCTCACGGATTGCTGCAATGGTATCTGCTGTCTCTCCTGACTGGGATATGCCTATAATCAATGTCCTGTTATCAACAATAGGGTCGCGGTAGCGGAATTCTGAACCAATATCAACCTCTGTCCTTATCCTGCAAAGTTCCTCAAACAGGAATTTCCCCACAAGTGCAGCATGCCATGATGTGCCGCATGCTACAATATAAGCCCTTTCAATTTTATCTATATGCTCTGCTATCTTAAAATCGTCAAAGATTACACTGCCTATTTCTTCAGAGACCCTTGTTCTGAATGTATCTGTTATTGCCCTTGGCTGTTCAAATATCTCTTTTAACATAAAGTGGCGGTAGCCGCCCTTTTCAGCCATTACAGGGCTCCAGTCTATTGCCCTCGGTGTCTTCTCTATCTCGCTGCCATCCAGTGTTTTGATAACAACCTTATCTTTTGACATAATAGCCATCTCGCCATCTTCAAGAAATGCCACACTTCTGGTTTTATTCAGGATTGCTGTAATATCAGATGCAATAAAGTTTTCACCCTTGCCAAATCCAACAACAAGTGGACATTCCTTTCTTGCTCCAATAATCTTATCAGGCTCATCTTTACTTATCACAGCAATGGCATACGAACCTTTTACTATTTTAAGAGATTCTCTTACTGCATGTTCAAGATTGTTTCCATCTTTGATTTTGCGGGATATGAGATGTGCTAAAATCTCCGTATCTGTTTCTGACTTAAATCTTGCCCCTTGTTTTGTTAAGGATTCCTTTAAACTTAAATAGTTTTCAATAATGCCGTTATGAACAACAGCAACGCCGCCCTCTATATGCGGATGGGCATTTTCCTCTGAAGGTCTTCCGTGAGTCGCCCACCGCGTATGCCCTATTCCGACATTTCCTTGGACAGGCATTTCATTTAATCTGTTTTCAAGGTTTATGAGTTTGCCGGCGCTCCGACGCGCCTCTACCTTATCATTGTCAATGACTGCAATGCCGCTTGAGTCATAGCCTCGGTATTCCAGTCTTCGCAGTCCGTCAATAAGGATGCTGCTTGCGTCTTTGTTTCCTATATAGCCTATTATTCCACACATAAAATATGATTAGTTCACGCTGAAAAACACCCCAACCCATGCTTTGCATGGGTGACCCCTGTGTCGTCGCTGCGGCTTCTTCGCTCAACATACTTTGTAGTTGCCCAATTTATTGGGCGCATTTAAGACGCAGATAAATCCGCTAAACTACAACCGCCTTGCATCTGAAACTTTTTACTTTGCCGTGAAAAAACTACTCCTTTCAGCAAGTTCAAGATTGCAACAGAATGATTTTACTTTAGTTTTCTCATTATAAACAAATACTTAAATCCTCTCAAATAAAAATTGAACCGCCTTGCTCTATTGTGCCACAAAGGAGTATTTGAAGTTTGATTTTTTCTCGTTAAACAAATAATATCAATTGGCTCAAAATATTTTTCAAGTCGTTGATAAAGTAAAAATCCAGTCGGTGTAAATTTCTTTTTTATCCATTGGTCGGCAATGACCCAGCCCATCGCCTTGTCTGGTTTCAAAATTCGCGCAATTTCGGAAGCGACTTTTTCCAATTCGTCATAAAACTCTATTTTCTCGCAAGAAATTTTTCCGATACACTGCTTCTCATCTGAATACTTAATATTGTCAGAGTAAGGCGAATCTATAAAGACAAAATCAACACTGTCGTCTTTGAGCGGGATTTTACGAGAGTCGTTTTTAATTACATCAGGTCTAACTATATTCAAATCATAGCCGATAACTTCTCTGTTCAATTCTTTTGCCACATCAATTGTTGTTCCACTCCCGCACATAGGGTCAACAACTAAATCGCCCTCTTTTGTATATCTCTGGAGTAAATTCCAAATAACAAACGCGGGTGTAACACCGTTGTATTTATTATTTCCGTGGGGTTTATCGCCATAGTTTTGTCTTGGAAAATCCCAAAGCGTTGTTGATTCAATAATTAAATCATTAGACATAGTTCTTTATTTGCTCACAATAAAAACTCATGGTTTTAGTAAAAATCAAATTATTTATTGAACTGTTTTCGCCCGACTCAATTTTAGTTAAAAGAACTTGACAAAATAAAAGAAGCTCTCTTAACGCAACTATTTTCTGATATTGCTTTGAGTTTCTTTTATATATTTGCCAATCGGAAATCTTGTGAGTTTCTTTAATAACTTTTTTCCACGCTAATTTTATTTGTGATTTTGTCATATTTATTTGAGTAATTTTTTAAGATCGTCAATGAATTTATCGAAAGTTTTTATTTTTTCGCTTTCTTTCACCACTTCCTCCGTCATGATATAAGCCCCATCCAAATCTACTTCTACTATCGCTCTACTTTTATTCATGTTTTTATTTTCACTAAAATTGCCATCTTCATCTGGACTTACAAAAAATACTTTGATGTGCTTGGTTAGAGGATAATTTTTTATTTTGAAGTTCCAATACCCAGATTGTGCGATTCTTTCTCGTAATGTTGATTTGCTGGATAAAACAGCGACAACTTTTGTATCTTCAGGGTTATAAATTACTAAATCAACATCAGGAATATGAAAACCAAATTTTCCAAAATCAACAGACAGGTTTTTCTTAACTTTTTGTAACTCTATAGATAAATTTTTAGGATATGTCCGTTCAAATTTTTTACCAGCTACTAGTCGCAAATTTAATCCTGCCACTTTCTCTTTAAGAATATGGTCAATCAACTTTTCTAAAGCATTGCCCTTAAACCCTTTCCATGATTGCTCGTGGTCTTTTTTGGGCGTAGGATTTTTCAAAAAATCCTTATAGTGCATATCCTTTGCTTCTCTTAATATTTTAGAAATATACTTATAGGCATTATCTCCGTAAGATTTTTTGTATTTTTCGTAAATGTCAATAATGTCTTTTATTGTCATAATTTTATTTTTCCATTACTAAAATGTATTCGGTAGGATAAGCATAGGTTTTATTCTTATCCGTTATCCTCGCAAACCTGCCAGTTTTTTCGTCTCTCACAGATGGCAAGTTTTTTGACGGTATTTCTCTTTTGATAATGTTGAGAATTTTTAAACCTAGATTTTGTAATTGCTCTGCAAAAACTTCTGCGTTTAATATTTCAACACCCTTTAAACTGGTATTGCCGATAACAATACAGGTTTTACCGCCTTTTTTCAGCATTCTTTTCATTTCAGCAAAAACTTGGTTCATTTCGCTAAAATAGGTTGAAACTTCTTCTGCGGTCTTTTTGTCTTTTCCCAGCAATTCATTTCTTATTTTTTCAGCCAGCACGCTATTTAAAACTAAATCTTTTTTGTTGTGGTAAGAAGTGCCAATAAATCTTTTGCGAAAATCGCTTAAATCTTTTGTGTATTCCATCCACAAAGCGGTTAATTGGTGTAAATCAGCATATTCATAAGAGGTAACATATGGCGGCGAAGTAACGACCAAACTAACAGCGTTATCTTTAACTGGAATTGTTCGAGCATCTGTGCAATAAACTTGGCTCGGCACTTCAAGATGATTTCTCTGTTTTGACAATTCATAAAATCGAGCATTGCCTCTCATCATCATTTTTACTTGTTTGAAAAATGTCTGTATTGGGTCAGACGGCTTTTTGATTAGGTCTCTTGTCGGCTTATTGCTTTTTTGCAGCCAAATAGAACAATTTTTGAGAATATTGGAAAAACCGCAATAAAAGAAGTCTCTAATATCTCGGTCTCTTAGTTTTAAAATCTCGGTAAAGATAAAAGCAAGTTTTCTTTTTTCTTCAGGTTTGAACCAGTAATCAATCCTTTCATGTTCAGGGGCTTTCACTTTTGTGTCTTTGTTGTAAGTATCTAATTTTCCTTTCAGTGCGGTAAATACCCTTTCAACTTTCTTTGGATCAATGGGAGTGATTTTTGCTTTTGTGATGAGCACGGCGACAGGATTTATATCAACGCCAATTGATAGCCGTCCCATTACTTTTGACTCAACGAGTGTTGTTCCGCAACCGCCAAAAGGGTCAACGATTAAATCGCCCTTGCTTGTGTATTTTTCTGCCAAACGAGAAACAATTTGAGGAATAAACTTTGCAGGGTATCGATGATAGCCGTGCGTGATATATGCCGTGTCTTTCCGTGTCTTATCGGAAAAAGACCATGAGTAATCAATTTTGGTTTTATTCAATAATGAAATGATGGTTTGGCTCATATTATTTTGTCTTTATTTATCATCTGTTCTGTATGCTGCTTTTGCCATAATTCTCCAATGAGTATATCCAGTAGTCTATTGCTACTCACTCTTTTTTTCCAGTCCTTTCTTTTTAACCCATCCTTTAATATTTCTCTGCTGAACCCTTGATAACGCAAGCGCATCTTTCGGCACATCCTTTGTAATTGTAGAGCCTGAACCGACATAGGCATTCCTGCCGACCTTAACAGGCGCAACAAGTTGCGTATCGCTTCCGATGAATGCGTTGTCTTCAATTATGGTCTGATGTTTTTTTATGCCGTCGTAGTTGCAGGTAATTGTGCCAGCGCCGATGTTTACATCTTTTCCGATTATTGCATCGCCAAGATATGACAGGTGGTTTGCCTTTGAACCTTTGCCGAGCCTTGTTTTTTTTACCTCAACAAAATTTCCAATCTTCGCATTATCTTCTACAATAGTTTCAGGTCTGAGCCTTGCAAATGGGCCTATTGAAACATCTTTGCCTATTACTGAATTTTCAATAACTGAAAAATTTTTTATCCTTGAATTATCGCCAATCCTTGAATTTACTATTTTGCAGCCATGTTCAATAATGCAATTTTTGCCTATTTGTGTGCTGCCCTCCAAAAAAACACAGGGATATATAACTGTGTCCATTCCAATCTTTACGGTCTTGTGAATATATGCTGCCTCAGGGTCAATGAGTGTAACGCCTGAAAGCATGAACTCATTATTGAGCCTTTCCCTCATCTCTTCATTTGCCTCTGCCAGTTCAATCCTGTTATTTATACCCAGTACCTCTTCTGGTGAGGTGTGAACGAGAGTTGATACCTTTCTGCCCTGTCGGACAGCCATCTCTATCAAATCAGGGAGATAATATTCACCCTGCCTATTTTTATTTTTAATCTTTTTGAGATTTGAAAACAGGAATTCTTTTGATACACAGTAGATGCCTGTATTGATTTCCCTGTTCTTTCTTTCTTCATTATCAGCATCTTTATCTTCTACAATCTTTATAACCGAATCATCTTTATCCCTGCAAACCCTGCCATAACCTGTCGGAATAGGAATAGTTGTGGAGATAAAGGATAAAACTGCATTTGATTTTTTGTGGTTCCTCAAGAGGTCTTTTATGGTTTCTTTTGTAATAAGAGGCACATCACCTGACAGTATCAAGATGTCTCCTTTAAAACCCTTTAAGACGCTCTCTGCACACATAACAGCATGGCCTGTGCCAAGTTGTGGTTCTTGTGTAACATATTTG
This window encodes:
- the glmU gene encoding bifunctional UDP-N-acetylglucosamine diphosphorylase/glucosamine-1-phosphate N-acetyltransferase GlmU, whose protein sequence is MKDIAVIILAAGMGKRMRSAIPKVLHLIAGMPMALYPIEVAKSVGVKKIIVVVGHEGEKVIATLNSQLSILKYVTQEPQLGTGHAVMCAESVLKGFKGDILILSGDVPLITKETIKDLLRNHKKSNAVLSFISTTIPIPTGYGRVCRDKDDSVIKIVEDKDADNEERKNREINTGIYCVSKEFLFSNLKKIKNKNRQGEYYLPDLIEMAVRQGRKVSTLVHTSPEEVLGINNRIELAEANEEMRERLNNEFMLSGVTLIDPEAAYIHKTVKIGMDTVIYPCVFLEGSTQIGKNCIIEHGCKIVNSRIGDNSRIKNFSVIENSVIGKDVSIGPFARLRPETIVEDNAKIGNFVEVKKTRLGKGSKANHLSYLGDAIIGKDVNIGAGTITCNYDGIKKHQTIIEDNAFIGSDTQLVAPVKVGRNAYVGSGSTITKDVPKDALALSRVQQRNIKGWVKKKGLEKKSE
- a CDS encoding DUF3343 domain-containing protein; translation: MNTVLKAEKILKRHEIPFKLMPTPKKIALHCDISILFDESMMTNIQTILKNACIKAKGYYIKKGDDYAHYPSGQ
- a CDS encoding diguanylate cyclase is translated as MTITKVKKRLKVDSLISAVERNILKWMQEGKTNEEIGKIIGLTKWTIKYHLKNIMQKLDVTNRTQAVSQAISQGLLPPIKAQGTDDPPPQKIKVGIVCHENSENDLLKLFTEDPYIEIAGITDMDPFSSSFKLARDMNIPVSIDVKAIIENGADVIINLTDSKEVSEKIKGAKPPTVELLDNLSSKLLCHFAEERRKRIKDRERVLKEHEALYHLGLVIENIGSIKDACLAIIDYATKLTSTPAGSVILFNEKSEELIVAATKGFSESFQKIDRWEMPKGGLIGHILNQNSPLVVTDMRDYPEPNQYLIKEGVRAFMASTLAVEGRIIGLLYVNDFKKRQFRTEDVSLFSLLTVYAALTVERVKSIEEMKTLSITDGLTKLYNHRYLMEQMYKEFQRASRHKHRLSIVMIDIDHFKKYNDEFGHLEGNNVLKGLAKVFMNTVRVTDIVGRFGGEEFCVILPEMDKKGAAAFAKRLLREVSDVSFNKKVTLSCGVAVFPDDEKTPLELIKKADAYLYRAKKNGRNQVCC
- a CDS encoding DNA modification methylase gives rise to the protein MTIKDIIDIYEKYKKSYGDNAYKYISKILREAKDMHYKDFLKNPTPKKDHEQSWKGFKGNALEKLIDHILKEKVAGLNLRLVAGKKFERTYPKNLSIELQKVKKNLSVDFGKFGFHIPDVDLVIYNPEDTKVVAVLSSKSTLRERIAQSGYWNFKIKNYPLTKHIKVFFVSPDEDGNFSENKNMNKSRAIVEVDLDGAYIMTEEVVKESEKIKTFDKFIDDLKKLLK
- the glmS gene encoding glutamine--fructose-6-phosphate transaminase (isomerizing), coding for MCGIIGYIGNKDASSILIDGLRRLEYRGYDSSGIAVIDNDKVEARRSAGKLINLENRLNEMPVQGNVGIGHTRWATHGRPSEENAHPHIEGGVAVVHNGIIENYLSLKESLTKQGARFKSETDTEILAHLISRKIKDGNNLEHAVRESLKIVKGSYAIAVISKDEPDKIIGARKECPLVVGFGKGENFIASDITAILNKTRSVAFLEDGEMAIMSKDKVVIKTLDGSEIEKTPRAIDWSPVMAEKGGYRHFMLKEIFEQPRAITDTFRTRVSEEIGSVIFDDFKIAEHIDKIERAYIVACGTSWHAALVGKFLFEELCRIRTEVDIGSEFRYRDPIVDNRTLIIGISQSGETADTIAAIREAKKKGAKIISICNVIESSIARESDSIIYTHAGPEIGVASTKAFTTQLTALYLLSIYMGRKVGRITQDKAKDLLHELITLPHKIEKILTLNGEIESIAKRYFNFRDFLYLGRGINYPVALEGALKLKEISYIHAEGYPAGEMKHGPIALIDEDMPVVVLAPEDKTYSKIISNMEEVKARGGRIIAIVNEGDKEAAETSDEVISIPNTTHFLMPILMTIPLQLLAYHIAVLKGTDVDQPRNLAKSVTVE
- a CDS encoding methyltransferase domain-containing protein, with the protein product MSNDLIIESTTLWDFPRQNYGDKPHGNNKYNGVTPAFVIWNLLQRYTKEGDLVVDPMCGSGTTIDVAKELNREVIGYDLNIVRPDVIKNDSRKIPLKDDSVDFVFIDSPYSDNIKYSDEKQCIGKISCEKIEFYDELEKVASEIARILKPDKAMGWVIADQWIKKKFTPTGFLLYQRLEKYFEPIDIICLTRKNQTSNTPLWHNRARRFNFYLRGFKYLFIMRKLK